In a genomic window of Tissierella sp. Yu-01:
- the tsaB gene encoding tRNA (adenosine(37)-N6)-threonylcarbamoyltransferase complex dimerization subunit type 1 TsaB codes for MKVLGLDTSTLMTTCGVIHGDKLIGEYSLSQDMSHSEKLVPMIKEVLEGLNLTINDIDIFGVATGPGSFTGLRIGLATVKAFAHLTNKPIVGVSTLEALAFNLPYNDIVVPMIDARRDRVYTAIYKWEGNSLEAILEPCILEVEELLDILDRDYNNIVVNGDGSIVFRDIIYDRLKGKVRFSTTGQNMCKASSICELALLKYNKNEVDDFYTLAPDYLIETQAQRELRERGK; via the coding sequence TTGAAGGTATTAGGGTTAGACACATCTACACTCATGACCACATGTGGTGTAATCCATGGGGACAAATTAATTGGAGAATATTCCTTAAGTCAGGATATGAGTCATTCTGAAAAATTGGTTCCTATGATAAAGGAAGTTCTTGAAGGTTTAAATTTAACAATAAATGATATAGATATATTTGGAGTTGCAACGGGTCCAGGTTCTTTTACGGGACTTAGAATAGGTTTGGCAACAGTAAAGGCTTTTGCACATCTAACTAACAAACCCATAGTGGGAGTATCTACATTAGAAGCATTAGCATTTAATTTACCATATAATGATATTGTTGTACCCATGATAGATGCAAGACGTGATAGAGTTTATACAGCAATTTATAAATGGGAAGGTAATTCTTTAGAGGCTATTTTAGAGCCTTGTATTTTAGAGGTTGAGGAATTATTGGACATATTAGATAGGGATTATAATAATATTGTGGTAAATGGAGATGGAAGTATAGTATTTAGGGATATAATATATGATAGATTAAAAGGGAAAGTTAGATTCTCAACAACTGGTCAAAATATGTGTAAGGCATCCAGTATATGTGAATTAGCATTGCTTAAATATAATAAAAATGAAGTTGATGATTTTTATACATTGGCTCCAGATTATTTAATTGAGACTCAGGCTCAAAGGGAATTAAGAGAAAGAGGGAAATAA
- a CDS encoding HAMP domain-containing sensor histidine kinase: protein MENSYNKDIEDLVAIENYRMMIELSEEIFHDFKNILATISGLAQLSMIKTQSDELKGYLSRINEATCDFRDTLNKYYSYTIGNVDAKEEPHVLYVIVNDAIEMIKYRLHEPGIFGKELNLNIRIRSNSKVLCNGYDMKQCFLNILMNSIDSMEDTGGILTVEVYNNSSNEFLIVEIIDTGTGISNENLEKLFKARFTTKKHGTGLGLNIAKNCVENYGGELEITSKLNVGTRVKISLPIYNEDNIIQ from the coding sequence GTGGAAAATTCATATAATAAAGACATCGAGGATCTAGTAGCTATTGAAAATTATAGGATGATGATTGAATTATCAGAGGAAATATTTCATGATTTCAAAAATATATTGGCTACTATTTCAGGCTTAGCACAATTATCAATGATAAAGACACAATCAGATGAATTAAAGGGATATCTATCGCGCATTAATGAGGCGACCTGCGATTTTAGAGATACTTTAAATAAATATTACAGTTACACTATTGGAAATGTAGATGCAAAGGAAGAACCTCATGTGCTCTACGTTATAGTCAATGATGCCATAGAAATGATAAAGTATAGATTACATGAGCCAGGCATATTTGGTAAAGAATTAAATTTAAATATAAGAATACGGTCTAATTCTAAAGTCTTATGTAATGGTTATGATATGAAACAGTGTTTCTTGAATATTTTAATGAATTCTATAGATTCAATGGAGGATACTGGGGGTATTTTAACAGTAGAAGTATATAATAATTCTTCAAATGAGTTTTTAATAGTAGAAATAATAGATACTGGTACAGGTATATCCAATGAAAATCTTGAAAAATTATTTAAGGCGAGATTTACAACAAAGAAACATGGCACAGGACTTGGACTAAATATTGCTAAGAATTGCGTAGAAAATTATGGTGGAGAATTAGAGATTACAAGTAAACTAAATGTCGGAACCAGAGTTAAAATATCCTTACCAATCTACAATGAAGATAATATTATACAATGA
- a CDS encoding ECF transporter S component → MNVKKLTMAALLTALAIIIPFAVFFKVIIPPFSATLGSHVPMFISMLLGPQVAVMVGLGSALGFFLNLGPLVGARALMHVIVGLIGSYLIKKGFSFGKVSFITAPVHGLLEALVVMPFIGLDVYNLLIITALGTVLHHGADAFISHVIISVLKKTPVAKLAK, encoded by the coding sequence ATGAACGTAAAGAAATTGACTATGGCTGCCTTGCTTACAGCTCTAGCAATTATCATTCCTTTTGCCGTATTTTTTAAAGTAATCATACCACCCTTTTCCGCAACATTAGGCTCACATGTACCTATGTTTATATCAATGCTACTAGGTCCTCAGGTAGCTGTAATGGTAGGTTTGGGTTCAGCCCTAGGTTTTTTCTTAAATCTAGGACCATTAGTAGGAGCTAGAGCATTAATGCATGTCATTGTTGGATTAATAGGGTCATATCTAATTAAAAAAGGATTCTCATTCGGAAAAGTATCATTTATAACAGCACCTGTTCATGGTTTACTTGAAGCATTGGTTGTAATGCCTTTTATAGGATTAGATGTGTATAATTTACTTATCATAACAGCTTTAGGTACAGTTCTACATCATGGTGCAGATGCATTTATCTCACATGTAATCATATCCGTACTTAAAAAAACACCTGTTGCTAAATTGGCAAAATAA
- the nadE gene encoding NAD(+) synthase, with translation MKLDKEKLESLTGNLIKWTKESIESTGGKKAIIGISGGKDSSVVAALCVKAFGKENVIGVLMPDGVQSDISYSREFCSLLGIKSIEINIKDITNSIHYSLNKIDSKIIPEISNQAKVNIPPRVRMTLLYAVSQSIDDSRVINTSNISEDWVGYATIYGDTAGAISPLGMLTSDEVIQVGEYLGLPDKFLSKVPSDGLTGKTDEDNFGFSYEVLNKYIREGVIEDPAIKEKIDRMHRISRFKFLPIPMFPADLPIKADDIAGVYTSHSER, from the coding sequence ATGAAGCTTGATAAAGAGAAATTAGAAAGTTTAACTGGAAATCTTATTAAGTGGACTAAGGAAAGCATTGAAAGTACTGGAGGAAAGAAAGCCATTATTGGAATTTCAGGTGGTAAGGATAGTTCTGTAGTAGCTGCACTATGTGTTAAAGCCTTTGGAAAAGAAAATGTAATTGGAGTTCTTATGCCAGATGGAGTTCAAAGTGACATATCTTATTCTAGAGAATTTTGTTCACTTTTAGGAATTAAAAGTATTGAGATAAATATCAAGGATATTACAAACTCAATTCATTATTCATTAAATAAAATAGACAGCAAAATAATACCTGAAATATCTAATCAAGCCAAAGTAAATATACCCCCAAGAGTAAGAATGACATTACTTTATGCTGTCTCTCAATCAATTGATGATAGTAGAGTAATAAATACTAGCAACATATCGGAGGATTGGGTCGGATATGCAACTATTTATGGTGATACAGCAGGAGCAATTTCCCCATTGGGAATGTTAACATCTGATGAAGTCATACAAGTCGGAGAGTACCTTGGACTTCCAGATAAATTCTTATCAAAGGTACCTAGTGACGGACTTACTGGAAAAACTGATGAAGACAATTTTGGCTTCTCATATGAAGTGCTAAATAAATATATTCGCGAAGGTGTAATTGAAGATCCAGCAATTAAGGAAAAAATAGATAGAATGCATAGAATTAGCAGATTTAAATTCTTGCCAATCCCAATGTTTCCTGCAGATTTACCTATTAAAGCTGATGATATAGCTGGAGTTTATACCAGTCATTCTGAGCGTTAG
- the tsaE gene encoding tRNA (adenosine(37)-N6)-threonylcarbamoyltransferase complex ATPase subunit type 1 TsaE — protein MNVLEIRLNSLEETEDFGIKIGKVLKRGDILCLNGDLGAGKTTLTKSIGLGLGVEDYITSPTFALINQYSGRMPVYHFDVYRLENVEELYDLGFDEYFFGNGVCIIEWADKINRMIPKEKIVIDIEKGNNLEERILKFSGDENRLKELEKELKLN, from the coding sequence GTGAATGTTTTGGAAATTAGATTAAATAGTTTAGAAGAAACAGAAGACTTTGGAATTAAAATTGGGAAAGTTTTAAAAAGAGGAGACATACTCTGCTTAAATGGAGATTTAGGTGCTGGTAAAACTACTCTAACCAAATCTATTGGACTAGGCTTAGGAGTAGAGGATTATATTACTAGTCCAACCTTTGCACTTATTAATCAATATAGTGGAAGAATGCCTGTTTATCATTTTGATGTATATAGGTTGGAAAATGTAGAAGAGCTATATGATCTAGGCTTTGATGAATACTTTTTTGGTAACGGAGTATGCATAATTGAATGGGCTGATAAAATAAATAGGATGATTCCTAAAGAAAAAATAGTAATTGATATTGAAAAGGGTAATAATCTAGAAGAAAGAATACTAAAGTTCTCAGGGGATGAAAATCGACTTAAAGAGCTTGAGAAGGAGTTGAAATTGAATTGA
- the tsaD gene encoding tRNA (adenosine(37)-N6)-threonylcarbamoyltransferase complex transferase subunit TsaD yields MLTLAIETSCDETSCAVVKDGREVLSNIISSQIEIHKKFGGVVPEIASRKHIESIDNILQEALDTAGVTFKDIDLIAVTQGPGLVGALLVGLSTAKALAYGLDIPIIGVNHIEGHVCANFIEHKELEPPFTCLIVSGGHTYLVQANEYTDYELIGRTRDDAAGEAFDKVARSIGLPYPGGPHIDKMAKVGNKDAIDFPRVIIDEHTYDFSFSGLKTAVLNHLNQSKQKGEEIVVEDVAASFQQAVLDVLVDKSFRLAKERNQDKIVIAGGVAANEGLRTMMKERGKKEGIQIYYPSRVLCTDNAAMIGAAGYYNYINGKVSDLGMNVMPNLDIK; encoded by the coding sequence ATGTTAACATTAGCAATAGAGACTTCCTGCGATGAAACCTCCTGTGCAGTTGTTAAAGATGGCAGGGAGGTTTTATCTAATATAATTTCCTCGCAAATTGAGATTCATAAGAAGTTTGGAGGGGTTGTACCAGAGATAGCCTCAAGAAAACATATAGAAAGTATAGACAATATACTTCAAGAAGCTCTTGATACTGCAGGGGTGACATTTAAGGATATAGATTTAATAGCTGTTACACAAGGTCCTGGACTAGTTGGCGCATTGTTGGTAGGACTATCAACAGCTAAAGCACTTGCATATGGACTAGATATACCAATTATAGGTGTTAATCATATAGAAGGGCATGTATGTGCAAACTTTATAGAGCATAAGGAGCTAGAACCTCCATTTACTTGCCTTATTGTATCAGGAGGACATACCTATTTAGTACAGGCTAATGAATATACCGATTACGAATTAATAGGTAGGACAAGAGACGATGCTGCAGGTGAGGCATTTGATAAAGTGGCACGATCCATCGGACTTCCATATCCAGGAGGACCCCATATAGACAAAATGGCTAAGGTAGGAAATAAAGATGCAATTGACTTTCCAAGGGTAATTATCGATGAACATACCTATGATTTTAGCTTTAGTGGACTAAAAACAGCAGTATTAAATCATTTAAATCAGTCAAAACAAAAAGGCGAAGAGATAGTAGTAGAGGATGTAGCAGCAAGTTTTCAACAAGCAGTTTTGGATGTACTTGTGGATAAGTCCTTTAGATTGGCTAAGGAAAGAAACCAAGACAAGATTGTCATAGCAGGTGGAGTTGCTGCAAATGAAGGTTTAAGAACAATGATGAAGGAAAGAGGAAAAAAAGAAGGTATACAGATTTATTATCCATCAAGAGTTCTTTGTACAGACAATGCGGCTATGATAGGAGCTGCTGGATATTATAATTATATAAATGGTAAGGTATCAGACTTAGGAATGAATGTTATGCCTAATTTAGACATAAAATGA
- the prfB gene encoding peptide chain release factor 2 (programmed frameshift), whose amino-acid sequence MEDIYIVRERLNQIRSMVEELGVSLDIPGLKEKVVDLEQLTYDEDFWKEPEKAQKIMQEIKSTNNRIKEYIDLIDQIEDLETLIELVIEEDSYEEYKEIERLMKSIEKTSEEFKLSTLLSGEFDQNNAILSIHSGAGGLEAQDWAEMLLRMYRRWTESKGHEVETLDLLSDTEGGIKSVTLLIKGYNAYGYLKSEKGVHRLVRISPFDSAGKRHTSFASIDVIPEIDDEVDIEINEKDLKVDTYRSTGAGGQHVNTTDSAIRITHIPTGIIVQCQSERSQHMNKATALNMLKAKLIQIKEEENKEKIEDLQGNYSQIGWGSQIRSYVFHPYSMVKDHRTNAEIGDVHRVMDGDLDVFINEYLKYKALK is encoded by the exons GTGGAAGACATTTATATAGTTAGAGAACGTCTAAATCAAATTAGATCTATGGTGGAAGAATTGGGTGTTTCACTT GACATACCTGGATTGAAGGAAAAGGTAGTGGATTTAGAGCAATTGACATATGATGAGGATTTCTGGAAGGAGCCTGAAAAGGCTCAAAAGATTATGCAGGAAATAAAAAGTACAAATAACAGGATAAAGGAATATATAGACCTTATAGACCAAATAGAAGATTTGGAAACCCTCATAGAACTAGTTATAGAAGAAGACTCATATGAAGAGTATAAAGAAATAGAACGATTGATGAAAAGCATCGAAAAAACGTCTGAGGAATTTAAACTATCTACCCTGTTAAGTGGTGAATTTGATCAGAATAATGCCATACTTTCAATACATTCTGGTGCAGGAGGTCTAGAGGCACAAGATTGGGCTGAAATGCTACTTAGAATGTATAGAAGATGGACAGAATCAAAGGGGCATGAGGTTGAGACTTTAGATCTGCTTTCAGATACTGAAGGTGGAATAAAATCTGTAACTTTATTGATTAAGGGATATAATGCATATGGATATTTAAAGTCTGAAAAGGGTGTTCATAGACTTGTTAGAATCTCTCCTTTTGATTCGGCAGGAAAGAGACATACTTCTTTTGCAAGTATAGACGTAATTCCAGAAATTGATGATGAAGTAGATATAGAAATTAATGAGAAGGATTTAAAAGTTGATACCTATAGGTCTACAGGTGCAGGTGGGCAGCATGTAAATACCACAGACTCTGCAATCAGGATTACACATATACCTACAGGAATTATAGTTCAGTGTCAATCTGAAAGGTCTCAACATATGAATAAAGCCACTGCTTTAAATATGTTGAAGGCTAAACTGATACAAATAAAGGAAGAAGAGAACAAAGAGAAGATAGAGGACTTACAGGGAAATTACTCACAGATAGGTTGGGGTTCTCAGATTAGATCATATGTATTTCATCCATATAGTATGGTTAAAGATCATCGAACAAATGCAGAAATTGGTGATGTTCATAGAGTTATGGATGGAGACCTGGACGTTTTTATCAATGAATATTTGAAATACAAAGCCCTGAAATAG
- a CDS encoding ECF transporter S component, translating into MYTLKKETWNTRVMVKISVLSVIAFILMFFEFALVWLAPPFMKLDISDLPALIGALALGPMAGVIIELLKNILNLVIEGSTTGAVGELANFVVGAAFVYTAGAVYYRNKNFKNAIIGLGLGTIVMTIVISIANYYVMFPFYANLFGMPLEELVEMGTMINGKIVDMKSMVIYAIVPFNILKGIVLSALTILIYKRVSPILHN; encoded by the coding sequence TTGTATACTTTAAAAAAAGAAACATGGAATACAAGAGTTATGGTTAAGATTTCAGTGCTTTCAGTAATTGCATTTATTCTAATGTTCTTTGAATTTGCATTAGTATGGTTAGCACCACCTTTTATGAAGCTGGACATATCAGATTTACCAGCTTTAATTGGAGCTCTTGCCTTAGGACCAATGGCAGGAGTAATCATAGAATTGTTAAAGAATATTTTAAATTTAGTTATCGAAGGTTCTACAACAGGAGCAGTAGGAGAACTTGCAAACTTTGTAGTAGGTGCAGCATTCGTTTATACAGCAGGAGCAGTATATTATAGAAATAAGAACTTTAAGAATGCCATAATAGGTTTAGGATTAGGAACTATAGTAATGACTATTGTAATTTCTATTGCAAATTACTATGTAATGTTCCCATTTTATGCAAATTTATTTGGAATGCCATTGGAAGAATTAGTTGAAATGGGTACAATGATAAATGGCAAAATTGTAGACATGAAATCAATGGTAATTTACGCTATTGTACCATTTAATATACTGAAGGGCATAGTGCTTTCAGCATTAACAATATTAATATATAAAAGAGTATCACCAATACTTCATAATTAA
- a CDS encoding Tex family protein: protein MDIIKILVEELKLKPNHVKNVVNLLDEGNTIPFIARYRKEQTGEMQDVVIRQLSNRLTYLRNLEDRKDEVIRLIEEQGKLTEELKKDILTADTLQRVEDLYRPYRQKRRTRATIAKEKGLEGLADVLMAQEVSEEEFKVIVNTYIDEEKGVLSEDDALAGAMDIIAEIVSDDADYRGKIKKVVNEKGILVSVGIDKEEKTVYDMYYDFSESIKSIANHRVLAINRGEKEKKLKVNLYLNDEELIDFLKENLVKNKTSVTTSYLYNAIEDGYKRLLFPSVEREIRNNLTEKAEDDAINVFSLNLKPLLMQPPIKGKIVMAIDPGFRTGCKVAVLDETGKLLDYTTVYPTEPQNQIEKTKIKLKEFIHKYNVNIIAIGNGTASRETEFVVAEMIKELNDDISLGNGRNCEAISSHHRNEVPRYIIVSEAGASIYSASEVGLKEFPDLDVTIRGAASIGRRLQDPLAELVKIEPKHIGVGQYQHDLNQGKLDEALKGVVEDCVNSVGVDLNTASPSLLKYVSGISTRVANSIVAQREESGKFATRKELLKVKGLGPKTFEQCAGFLRIPGGENHLDNTGVHPESYEVANQLINMDYKNLDIEQVSIQLGVGVPTLKDIIKELEKPGRDPRDDMQKPILRQDVLKIEDLKQDMILNGTVRNVVDFGAFVDIGVKEDGLIHISQLADKFIKHPKEVVQVGDIVKVRIIDVDTDRGRISLSMKQIS, encoded by the coding sequence ATGGATATTATTAAAATACTTGTTGAAGAACTTAAACTTAAACCAAATCACGTAAAGAATGTTGTTAACTTGTTAGATGAAGGTAACACGATTCCTTTTATAGCTAGATATAGGAAAGAACAAACAGGTGAAATGCAGGATGTTGTAATACGCCAGCTTTCTAATAGATTAACCTACTTGAGAAATCTAGAGGACAGAAAAGATGAGGTTATCAGACTAATTGAGGAACAGGGCAAACTTACTGAAGAGTTAAAAAAGGATATATTAACTGCTGATACCCTTCAAAGAGTGGAAGACTTATATAGACCATATAGACAAAAACGTAGAACAAGGGCCACAATTGCAAAAGAAAAGGGTCTTGAGGGTTTGGCAGATGTTTTAATGGCTCAGGAAGTATCTGAGGAAGAATTTAAAGTAATTGTTAATACATATATAGATGAAGAAAAGGGAGTATTATCAGAAGATGATGCTTTAGCAGGAGCCATGGATATTATTGCTGAAATAGTGTCTGATGATGCTGACTATAGGGGTAAAATTAAGAAAGTAGTAAATGAAAAGGGTATCTTGGTTTCAGTAGGTATAGATAAGGAAGAAAAGACTGTATATGATATGTACTATGATTTTAGTGAATCAATAAAATCAATTGCAAATCATAGGGTCTTAGCTATTAATAGAGGAGAAAAGGAGAAGAAATTAAAGGTAAATTTATATTTAAATGATGAAGAATTAATAGATTTTCTGAAGGAAAATTTGGTTAAGAATAAAACTTCTGTTACGACCTCTTATCTATACAATGCAATTGAAGATGGATATAAGCGATTGCTATTCCCTTCCGTTGAGAGGGAGATCAGAAATAACCTCACAGAAAAAGCAGAAGATGATGCAATAAATGTATTTTCTTTAAATTTAAAGCCCTTATTAATGCAACCACCTATTAAGGGTAAAATTGTCATGGCCATAGATCCTGGTTTTAGAACTGGTTGTAAGGTAGCGGTATTGGATGAAACAGGAAAGTTACTAGACTATACGACAGTATATCCAACCGAACCACAAAATCAGATAGAAAAAACTAAAATAAAACTTAAAGAATTTATTCATAAATATAATGTTAATATCATAGCAATAGGTAATGGTACAGCATCAAGAGAGACAGAATTTGTCGTTGCAGAAATGATAAAGGAATTAAATGACGATATATCATTAGGTAACGGAAGAAATTGCGAAGCAATTTCATCACACCACCGAAACGAGGTTCCTCGTTATATTATCGTAAGTGAAGCGGGAGCATCAATATATTCTGCATCTGAGGTTGGCTTAAAGGAATTTCCAGATTTGGATGTCACAATTAGAGGGGCAGCATCCATTGGTAGAAGACTACAGGACCCGTTAGCAGAATTAGTTAAAATAGAACCAAAGCATATCGGAGTTGGTCAATATCAGCATGACTTAAATCAAGGTAAATTAGATGAAGCATTAAAGGGGGTTGTTGAAGATTGTGTTAATAGTGTGGGTGTAGATTTAAATACTGCTAGTCCTTCATTATTAAAATATGTATCAGGAATTTCAACAAGAGTAGCAAATAGTATCGTTGCTCAAAGAGAAGAAAGTGGAAAGTTTGCAACAAGAAAAGAATTATTAAAGGTAAAAGGCTTAGGTCCAAAAACATTTGAACAATGTGCTGGATTCTTGAGAATACCTGGAGGTGAAAATCACTTAGATAATACAGGTGTGCATCCAGAATCCTATGAAGTTGCAAATCAATTAATTAATATGGACTACAAGAACCTTGATATTGAACAAGTTTCCATTCAATTAGGAGTTGGGGTACCAACTTTAAAGGATATAATTAAAGAGCTTGAGAAACCTGGTAGAGACCCAAGAGATGATATGCAAAAACCAATTTTAAGACAAGATGTTCTAAAAATTGAAGATTTGAAACAAGACATGATTCTTAATGGAACTGTAAGAAATGTGGTGGATTTTGGAGCTTTTGTGGATATTGGCGTTAAAGAAGATGGACTTATACATATTTCGCAATTAGCAGATAAATTTATCAAACATCCAAAAGAAGTAGTTCAGGTTGGTGATATAGTAAAGGTCAGAATAATTGATGTTGACACTGATAGAGGAAGGATATCTTTAAGTATGAAACAAATTAGTTAG
- the rimI gene encoding ribosomal protein S18-alanine N-acetyltransferase produces the protein MKVILREMELEDLDQIMEIENEAFTTPWSRNAFTMEITDNLLAKYIIAEVDGKVAGYAGIWLIIDEGHITNIAVKKEYQGQGIGKYLIMGLIDYCKKQSIINMTLEVRKSNTIAQNLYKKYGFIDCGIRPNYYADDHEDAVIMWKTIED, from the coding sequence ATGAAAGTCATCTTACGAGAAATGGAATTAGAAGACTTAGATCAAATTATGGAGATAGAAAATGAAGCCTTTACAACACCTTGGTCTAGAAATGCATTTACTATGGAGATTACAGATAATTTACTGGCTAAATATATAATTGCAGAGGTTGATGGCAAGGTGGCAGGTTATGCTGGGATATGGCTTATAATAGACGAAGGGCATATTACGAATATTGCTGTTAAGAAGGAATATCAGGGACAAGGCATTGGAAAATATCTTATTATGGGCTTAATTGATTATTGTAAAAAACAAAGTATTATAAATATGACCTTAGAAGTGAGAAAATCAAATACTATAGCTCAGAATTTATATAAGAAATATGGATTTATAGATTGTGGAATCAGACCAAATTATTATGCTGATGACCATGAAGATGCAGTTATTATGTGGAAAACTATAGAAGATTAG
- a CDS encoding ATP-NAD kinase family protein has product MKLGLIINPIAGMGGKVGLKGTDGTQILERAKKLGATEEAPLKAKAALRILAPLKHSIELYTYPGKMGEDEAKELSFNPIVLGTAKELTGPMDTENAAKEMLERGIELLIFAGGDGTARNIYNVVGDKVPVIGIPAGVKIHSGVYANHPKSAGEIALRYLEGDLDTKDAEVMDIDEEAFRDGVVTAKLYGYMKIPYIPELVQNQKSGGIATEEDVLKGIAEKIIEIMDNEPETLFIVGSGTTLRPIMEGLELPNTLLGIDIVKNRELIASDANERQILDIINGHKAKIIVTVIGGQGYIFGRGNQQLSGEVVKRVGKENIIIAATKDKLQSLDDRPLLVDTGDEEVNAMFSGYTKVIINYSTVAVHPIKGL; this is encoded by the coding sequence ATGAAATTAGGGCTAATTATAAATCCAATAGCAGGTATGGGTGGTAAAGTGGGCTTAAAGGGAACAGACGGAACACAAATACTTGAAAGAGCCAAGAAACTTGGAGCTACTGAAGAAGCTCCACTTAAGGCTAAAGCAGCCCTAAGAATTTTAGCACCTCTTAAGCATAGTATAGAACTTTATACTTATCCAGGTAAAATGGGTGAAGATGAAGCTAAGGAATTGAGTTTTAATCCCATAGTATTAGGTACTGCTAAAGAACTAACTGGACCTATGGATACAGAGAATGCTGCAAAGGAAATGTTAGAAAGAGGGATTGAACTTCTAATATTTGCTGGAGGAGATGGTACTGCTAGAAATATTTATAATGTAGTAGGTGATAAGGTACCTGTTATAGGAATTCCAGCAGGAGTCAAAATACACTCTGGAGTATATGCAAATCACCCTAAGAGTGCTGGTGAAATAGCTTTAAGATATTTAGAAGGTGATTTAGATACTAAAGATGCCGAAGTTATGGATATAGATGAGGAAGCTTTTAGAGATGGTGTTGTTACAGCTAAACTATATGGCTATATGAAAATTCCATATATACCAGAACTAGTGCAAAATCAAAAATCAGGTGGCATTGCTACTGAAGAGGATGTACTAAAAGGTATAGCGGAAAAGATAATCGAAATAATGGACAATGAACCTGAAACGCTATTTATCGTAGGATCAGGAACAACATTAAGACCAATAATGGAAGGATTAGAACTTCCTAATACATTATTGGGTATTGATATAGTAAAAAACAGAGAGTTAATCGCCTCTGATGCAAATGAAAGACAGATACTTGATATTATTAATGGGCATAAGGCCAAGATAATCGTTACAGTTATTGGAGGTCAAGGATATATATTTGGAAGAGGCAATCAACAATTAAGTGGAGAAGTAGTCAAAAGAGTAGGAAAAGAAAATATAATAATAGCAGCAACAAAAGACAAACTACAGTCACTAGATGACCGTCCACTTTTAGTTGATACAGGAGATGAAGAAGTAAATGCAATGTTTAGTGGTTATACTAAGGTTATAATCAATTATTCAACAGTAGCAGTCCATCCAATTAAGGGATTGTAG